One genomic window of Solanum dulcamara chromosome 10, daSolDulc1.2, whole genome shotgun sequence includes the following:
- the LOC129904981 gene encoding probable WRKY transcription factor 20 isoform X1, which translates to MEDSQSQSYPHQYSHSSPLSSINESSEQVKFASSDAAFAHNSSVVGSNISAKYKLMSPAKLPISRSSACITIPPGLSPSSFLESPVLLSNIKAEPSPTTGSFSKFQLMQGSSGSAAFSFMRSCSSGNAYGETTGEFEFKFASGSSSTSGSLAKEAAVISAGFNQQQNEPLIQVQDRYLSPSLASSALVESEMPNSKELSLPAPVSLDASSISTSAAATDNEEIKQRGQSNPSSQGSHADNKDVSSVTAERSSEDGYNWRKYGQKLVKGSEFPRSYYKCTYPNCDVKKIFERSPDGQITEIVYKGSHDHPKPQPSRRFTPGALTSIQEDRGERDACLTGQEDKFNTNAPTTNTEPSGTPLSPRQADDDGLEGTVSQLHNTNDQMDEDDPFAKRRKMDGGVDITPVVKPIREPRVVVQTVSEVDILDDGYRWRKYGQKVVRGNPNPRSYYKCTNAGCPVRKHVERASHDPKAVITTYEGKHNHDVPAARTNNHEMAGSAPVTGGSRVRREDNGSVSLDLGVGIGYGMENRRNGQLRTLPAETVHSQVQVSGSSMMVVQPATVASCYNILNGGISRFGTIENRVQGTGFETMPLQSSAQCPQNYGRILLGP; encoded by the exons ATGGAAGATTCTCAGTCTCAGTCCTACCCTCACCAATACAGTCACTCATCTCCACTCTCTTCCATCAATGAATCTTCTGAGCAAGTCAAATTCGCAAGCTCCGATGCTGCCTTCGCACACAACTCCTCCGTGGTTGGATCCAACATCAGTGCTAAGTACAAGCTCATGTCACCTGCTAAGCTCCCGATTTCTCGCTCCTCCGCATGTATCACCATCCCTCCTGGTCTCAGTCCTTCATCCTTTCTCGAATCTCCCGTTCTTCTTTCTAACATCAAA GCTGAGCCGTCTCCGACCACAGGTTCCTTCTCCAAGTTTCAATTAATGCAAGGCTCTAGTGGAAGTGCTGCTTTTTCATTTATGAGAAGCTGCTCCAGTGGAAATGCATACGGTGAAACAACCGGCGAATTTGAGTTTAAGTTTGCTAGTGGATCTAGTTCTACATCAGGATCACTGGCGAAGGAAGCTGCGGTG ATTTCTGCAGGTTTCAACCAACAGCAAAATGAACCTCtgattcaagttcaagatcgaTATCTTTCTCCATCATTAGCATCTTCAGCACTTGTTGAAAGCGAGATGCCTAATTCAAAAGAGCTGAGTCTACCTGCACCTGTTAGTTTAGATGCCTCGTCAATTAGTACTTCTGCTGCTGCAACTGATAATGAGGAAATAAAACAGAGAGGTCAATCAAATCCAAGCTCGCAAGGGTCACATGCTGATAATAAAGATGTATCATCAGTAACAGCTGAGAGATCATCAGAAGATGGGTATAACTGGAGAAAGTATGGCCAGAAACTTGTTAAAGGAAGTGAATTCCCAAGGAGCTACTACAAATGTACATACCCTAACTGTGACGTTAAAAAGATATTTGAGCGCTCTCCTGATGGACAAATAACAGAGATTGTGTATAAAGGTTCCCATGATCATCCTAAACCCCAACCCAGCCGTAGGTTTACTCCTGGTGCGCTTACGTCCATCCAAGAAGACAGAGGTGAGAGAGATGCATGCCTCACTGGTCAAGAAG ACAAATTCAACACTAATGCCCCGACTACTAACACTGAGCCCAGTGGTACTCCACTATCGCCTCGACAAGCAGATGATGATGGTCTTGAAGGTACAGTGTCTCAGTTGCACAACACTAATGATCAGATGGACGAGGATGATCCATTTGCAAAAAGAAG GAAAATGGATGGTGGCGTGGATATTACACCAGTTGTTAAGCCTATCCGCGAACCACGTGTTGTTGTTCAAACTGTGAGTGAAGTTGATATATTGGATGATGGATACAGGTGGCGGAAATATGGTCAAAAGGTGGTCCGTGGTAATCCTAATCCCAG GAGTTATTACAAGTGCACCAATGCTGGATGCCCTGTCAGGAAACATGTGGAGAGGGCATCCCATGATCCCAAAGCTGTAATAACTACATATGAGGGGAAACACAATCACGATGTACCAGCAGCTAGGACTAATAACCATGAAATGGCTGGATCGGCGCCTGTAACTGGGGGTTCAAGGGTCAGGAGGGAAGATAATGGCTCAGTTAGCTTGGATCTAGGTGTTGGTATAGGATATGGTATGGAGAATAGACGCAATGGACAACTTCGCACACTGCCTGCAGAAACTGTACATAGCCAAGTTCAGGTTTCAGGTTCTAGTATGATGGTAGTACAGCCAGCTACAGTTGCGTCATGCTACAATATTTTAAATGGTGGAATAAGCCGGTTTGGAACTATAGAAAATCGCGTTCAGGGCACTGGGTTTGAGACTATGCCCTTGCAATCATCTGCTCAATGTCCTCAAAACTATGGAAGGATACTTTTGGGCCCGTGA
- the LOC129904981 gene encoding probable WRKY transcription factor 20 isoform X2 codes for MQGSSGSAAFSFMRSCSSGNAYGETTGEFEFKFASGSSSTSGSLAKEAAVISAGFNQQQNEPLIQVQDRYLSPSLASSALVESEMPNSKELSLPAPVSLDASSISTSAAATDNEEIKQRGQSNPSSQGSHADNKDVSSVTAERSSEDGYNWRKYGQKLVKGSEFPRSYYKCTYPNCDVKKIFERSPDGQITEIVYKGSHDHPKPQPSRRFTPGALTSIQEDRGERDACLTGQEDKFNTNAPTTNTEPSGTPLSPRQADDDGLEGTVSQLHNTNDQMDEDDPFAKRRKMDGGVDITPVVKPIREPRVVVQTVSEVDILDDGYRWRKYGQKVVRGNPNPRSYYKCTNAGCPVRKHVERASHDPKAVITTYEGKHNHDVPAARTNNHEMAGSAPVTGGSRVRREDNGSVSLDLGVGIGYGMENRRNGQLRTLPAETVHSQVQVSGSSMMVVQPATVASCYNILNGGISRFGTIENRVQGTGFETMPLQSSAQCPQNYGRILLGP; via the exons ATGCAAGGCTCTAGTGGAAGTGCTGCTTTTTCATTTATGAGAAGCTGCTCCAGTGGAAATGCATACGGTGAAACAACCGGCGAATTTGAGTTTAAGTTTGCTAGTGGATCTAGTTCTACATCAGGATCACTGGCGAAGGAAGCTGCGGTG ATTTCTGCAGGTTTCAACCAACAGCAAAATGAACCTCtgattcaagttcaagatcgaTATCTTTCTCCATCATTAGCATCTTCAGCACTTGTTGAAAGCGAGATGCCTAATTCAAAAGAGCTGAGTCTACCTGCACCTGTTAGTTTAGATGCCTCGTCAATTAGTACTTCTGCTGCTGCAACTGATAATGAGGAAATAAAACAGAGAGGTCAATCAAATCCAAGCTCGCAAGGGTCACATGCTGATAATAAAGATGTATCATCAGTAACAGCTGAGAGATCATCAGAAGATGGGTATAACTGGAGAAAGTATGGCCAGAAACTTGTTAAAGGAAGTGAATTCCCAAGGAGCTACTACAAATGTACATACCCTAACTGTGACGTTAAAAAGATATTTGAGCGCTCTCCTGATGGACAAATAACAGAGATTGTGTATAAAGGTTCCCATGATCATCCTAAACCCCAACCCAGCCGTAGGTTTACTCCTGGTGCGCTTACGTCCATCCAAGAAGACAGAGGTGAGAGAGATGCATGCCTCACTGGTCAAGAAG ACAAATTCAACACTAATGCCCCGACTACTAACACTGAGCCCAGTGGTACTCCACTATCGCCTCGACAAGCAGATGATGATGGTCTTGAAGGTACAGTGTCTCAGTTGCACAACACTAATGATCAGATGGACGAGGATGATCCATTTGCAAAAAGAAG GAAAATGGATGGTGGCGTGGATATTACACCAGTTGTTAAGCCTATCCGCGAACCACGTGTTGTTGTTCAAACTGTGAGTGAAGTTGATATATTGGATGATGGATACAGGTGGCGGAAATATGGTCAAAAGGTGGTCCGTGGTAATCCTAATCCCAG GAGTTATTACAAGTGCACCAATGCTGGATGCCCTGTCAGGAAACATGTGGAGAGGGCATCCCATGATCCCAAAGCTGTAATAACTACATATGAGGGGAAACACAATCACGATGTACCAGCAGCTAGGACTAATAACCATGAAATGGCTGGATCGGCGCCTGTAACTGGGGGTTCAAGGGTCAGGAGGGAAGATAATGGCTCAGTTAGCTTGGATCTAGGTGTTGGTATAGGATATGGTATGGAGAATAGACGCAATGGACAACTTCGCACACTGCCTGCAGAAACTGTACATAGCCAAGTTCAGGTTTCAGGTTCTAGTATGATGGTAGTACAGCCAGCTACAGTTGCGTCATGCTACAATATTTTAAATGGTGGAATAAGCCGGTTTGGAACTATAGAAAATCGCGTTCAGGGCACTGGGTTTGAGACTATGCCCTTGCAATCATCTGCTCAATGTCCTCAAAACTATGGAAGGATACTTTTGGGCCCGTGA